The following proteins are encoded in a genomic region of Schistocerca serialis cubense isolate TAMUIC-IGC-003099 chromosome 9, iqSchSeri2.2, whole genome shotgun sequence:
- the LOC126419468 gene encoding uncharacterized protein LOC126419468, whose amino-acid sequence MGVKSGLQQRELLISDETATFTWSETARSLLKVNIRILFFSGAWPLTESALYYVYTAAVFLASLANMAEAAVGIAFGQGSMEEITLVLPNTLTTACGVVKLAFFLRDHRHYYALVRRTERLVMSQEEVAGGAIEACARDVSRRVRAFALFVVALICVQGAVWCPMPLIAYPGERKLPFGQLPSTNYTQVPVYELSYVLQCMSSFTIANVTLGFDCLFMGIMEFLGAQLDLLTLRLRSLRLDAALCTTEQKDGRGCAVQATKGYDSAYRELCLCIERHQEIIRYNQQL is encoded by the exons ATGGGG GTGAAAAGCGGCCTGCAGCAGAGAGAGCTACTAATCAGTGATGAGACGGCAACATTTACTTGGAGCGAGACTGCGCGCTCTCTATTGAAAGTGAACATTCGTATACTGTTCTTCAGTGGTGCGTGGCCACTGACAGAGTCCGCCCTGTATTACGTCTACACCGCAGCCGTGTTCCTGGCGAGCCTCGCCAACATGGCCGAAGCCGCCGTGGGCATCGCCTTCGGACAGGGCAGCATGGAAGAGATCACACTGGTGCTGCCCAACACGCTGACCACGGCCTGCGGTGTGGTCAAGCTGGCCTTCTTCTTGCGCGACCACCGACACTACTACGCCCTGGTGCGACGAACGGAGCGACTGGTGATGTCCCAGGAGGAAGTGGCAGGAGGAGCCATTGAAGCCTGTGCACGTGACGTAAGCCGCCGCGTGCGCGCCTTCGCTCTGTTCGTGGTCGCTCTCATCTGCGTCCAGGGCGCCGTCTGGTGCCCCATGCCGCTTATCGCCTACCCAGGCGAGAGGAAACTGCCGTTTGGGCAGCTACCCAGCACCAATTACACGCAG GTGCCAGTGTACGAGTTATCATACGTACTGCAGTGCATGTCAAGTTTCACCATCGCTAACGTCACACTAGGCTTCGACTGCCTCTTCATGGGCATCATGGAGTTCTTGGGAGCGCAGCTCGACCTACTAACCTTACGACTCAGAAGCCTCCGACTGGATGCGGCCTTATGCACCACCGAGCAGAAAGACGGACGTGGCTGTGCAGTTCAGGCAACGAAAGGGTACGACAGCGCCTACAGGGAGCTGTGTCTCTGTATTgagaggcatcaagagatcatcaggTATAACCAACAGTTATAG